The uncultured Bacteroides sp. DNA segment GGTAATCACGAAGAAGCAATCAATGACTTTTTGCAAGTGAACAGCTGCAAAAGAACAGAATAAATGAGCAAGGCAAATACCTCATCGGTATAAACTTGACCCTAATTGTATCTATTTTGGAGCATGCTCCACAGGCCTTCTGAGAGGGGTTTGTTGAATGTCCGCTTTCAACGTGTTGAACGTCCGCGATCAGCGTGTTGAAAGCGGACATTCAACATGCTGAAGTCACATCTTCTCTTTTTACACGCTTACTTGTAAATAATAAGAAACAATCAATAATCGATAAGCACTCCCTCCCACTGTCCGTCATGCAGCTCCATCACAGTTGTATATCCGACAGCGCGTAGTGCTTGGAGTGCTTCCAATCGTCCATTACTAATTCGATCGGGATAGTGCGCATCGCTATTTACAAGTACCCGAATGCCCAGCTCTTTTAGCAACATCCAATACCTTTCATTGGGATAGAAAGTACCTAATTGATGATAAGCCTTCGTATTTATCTCTACCATATAACCTCTTCGGGCTATCTCGGAAAAGTAAGTGTGCATTAATGAATCATACCACGCTTCATCCAGCATACCAGGACGATAACAGGCGGCATTATAGTGTATCTTATCGGCGTGCCCTAGAATATCAAATCCTCCCAGCTCAATCATACGGAGGAGTTTGTCGTAGTACAAATGAACAACCCGCACCAAATCACCCCTAAAATGTTCATCCACCAACTTTCGGAATACATCCGAAGGGCAGTCAATATCAACCACATCACCGTTGTCATCATAAAGCATGTGCACAGAACCAATACGATAATCAAGGGGTAGCTCTCGAAAGCGAGCAATGGAAGGATTGCTCTCCTCATTCAGGTAATCAATCTCTAAACCGACATATAACTCTATCTGTTCGGCATATTTCTTTTTCAGTCGATTGCATTCGCTCAAATAATCATCCATCTGCTCCCACTCCATCGACCAATGAGTGGCAAATGGCAACGGAGCATGCGAAGATACGCCATAGGCTGTAAAGCCCTCTACAATGGCAGCCTTCACAAAATCTTCCAACGGGGCACGACCATCACAGAAAGAGCAATGACTATGATAATTCGTTTTATTCATGGTTCAATTTCGCTTAATTCGAGCCAACGCATAGTTTTTTCGTCAATCAAATCATTTACCTCAGGCAGCCTTTTCGACTTATCAGTAAGTTCCTCTACCGACAAAACGCCGCTACAGAAATCTTCTTCTATCTTTTTCTTTTCTTCTTCGAGTGCAGCAATCTCCTGTTCCAGTTGCTCAAATTCCCGCTTCTCTTTGAAGCTCATCTTTCTTTTATCATTCAAGCGAACACGAGTTGTCTTTTCCTCCTGAGGTTTCTCAGCCTCTTTTTCTTTCTGGGCACGCGCTTCCTTCCAATCACGATAATCACTATAATTACCCGGGAAATCACGAATATCTCCTTGTCCGTTGAATACCATCAGATGATCTACCACCTTATCCATAAAGTAACGGTCATGTGATACGACAATGACACATCCTCTGAAGCTCTGCAAGTACTCTTCGAGCACATTCAGCGTGATAATATCCAAATCATTCGTAGGTTCATCCAACACCAGGAAGTTTGGATTGCGCATCAGCACCGTACAAAGATACAGTCGACGACGCTCTCCCCCACTCAACTTATACACATAACTATGCTGCGTTTCGGGTGTAAACAAGAAATGTTGCAAGAACTGCGAAGCGGTTAACTTCTTTCCATTGCCCAACTCTATCACTTCCGCAACATCCTGAATCACATCAATCACTTTCATCTGGTCATCAAACTGCAAGCCATCTTGTGAGTAATAACCAAAACGAACCGTTTCACCAATATCCAGCGTTCCACCATCAGGTTGCACTTCTCCCATCAGGATTTTGATGAAAGTAGACTTTCCCGTACCATTGTTTCCCACAATTCCCATCTTCTCATAGCGAGCAAAGACGTACGAGAAATCATCCAGGATCTTCAGATCTCCAAAACTCTTTCGCAGATGGTCGGCCTCGAATATCTTAGAGCCAATGTAAGCGGCTTTCACCTCAAGCTTCACATTATCGTTGTTGAATCTTTGCTTAGCTACCTTTTCCAGTTCATAAAAAGCATCTTCACGATACTTCGCCTTATGACCACGCGCTTGTGGCATCCGACGCATCCAGTCGAGTTCCGTGCGATAAAGGTTATTCGCCCGGTCCACTTCAGTATTAGTAGCATCTACCCGTTCTTGGCGTTTTTCAAGATAATAGCTATAGTTTCCTTTGTATTGGTACACTTGCCTATTATCTATCTCAATAATTTCCGAGCAGACACGATCAAGAAAATATCGATCATGCGTCACCATTAGCAAGCAAAGATTGGTGCGTTGCAGATACTCTTCCAACCATTCGGTCATATCCAAATCAAGGTGATTGGTGGGCTCATCAAGTATCAATAAATCAGGTTCCGTAATGAGCGTATTAGCCAATGCCACACGCTTTAGCTGCCCTCCGGAAAGATGCTTCACTAATTGGTCGAAGTTTTTAATTTTTAGTTGAGACAGAATCTGTTTGGCCTTGCGCTCATAGTCCCATGCCTTTTCGTGTTCCATCTTAATCAGAAGCTCCTCCAATCCGGGATGCCCTTCCGTCTCCATGCAACGCTCATATTCCTT contains these protein-coding regions:
- a CDS encoding histidinol-phosphatase, which gives rise to MNKTNYHSHCSFCDGRAPLEDFVKAAIVEGFTAYGVSSHAPLPFATHWSMEWEQMDDYLSECNRLKKKYAEQIELYVGLEIDYLNEESNPSIARFRELPLDYRIGSVHMLYDDNGDVVDIDCPSDVFRKLVDEHFRGDLVRVVHLYYDKLLRMIELGGFDILGHADKIHYNAACYRPGMLDEAWYDSLMHTYFSEIARRGYMVEINTKAYHQLGTFYPNERYWMLLKELGIRVLVNSDAHYPDRISNGRLEALQALRAVGYTTVMELHDGQWEGVLIDY
- a CDS encoding ABC-F family ATP-binding cassette domain-containing protein gives rise to the protein MASYLQVDGLTKSFGDLVLFQNISFGIAEGQRMGLIAKNGAGKTTLLNILSGKEGYDSGNIVFRRDLRVAYLEQDPQYPAELTVLEACFHKGNSTVELIKEYERCMETEGHPGLEELLIKMEHEKAWDYERKAKQILSQLKIKNFDQLVKHLSGGQLKRVALANTLITEPDLLILDEPTNHLDLDMTEWLEEYLQRTNLCLLMVTHDRYFLDRVCSEIIEIDNRQVYQYKGNYSYYLEKRQERVDATNTEVDRANNLYRTELDWMRRMPQARGHKAKYREDAFYELEKVAKQRFNNDNVKLEVKAAYIGSKIFEADHLRKSFGDLKILDDFSYVFARYEKMGIVGNNGTGKSTFIKILMGEVQPDGGTLDIGETVRFGYYSQDGLQFDDQMKVIDVIQDVAEVIELGNGKKLTASQFLQHFLFTPETQHSYVYKLSGGERRRLYLCTVLMRNPNFLVLDEPTNDLDIITLNVLEEYLQSFRGCVIVVSHDRYFMDKVVDHLMVFNGQGDIRDFPGNYSDYRDWKEARAQKEKEAEKPQEEKTTRVRLNDKRKMSFKEKREFEQLEQEIAALEEEKKKIEEDFCSGVLSVEELTDKSKRLPEVNDLIDEKTMRWLELSEIEP